Proteins found in one Hypanus sabinus isolate sHypSab1 unplaced genomic scaffold, sHypSab1.hap1 scaffold_347, whole genome shotgun sequence genomic segment:
- the LOC132388553 gene encoding uncharacterized protein LOC132388553: MKQLSKVEAVRRGHRRSLCCPLLFTRQKKAQFCCSDVLHTELETTTRSRSVCSRLVYSNFAVLAFTPWVFVSRCACAESGSTHCSRLTHSHSQLTDRRQRVTGRLISPVPPRHSASNHTPGPCPGSLRIQGHCRGIGQTAECPVLAHSHSQLTDRRQRVTGRLISPVPPRHSASNHTPGPCPGSLRIQGHCRGIGQTAECPVLAHSHSQLTDRRQRVTGRLISPVPPRHSTSNHTPGPCPGSLRIQGHCRGICQFNTIISAGQPNAPSSAEGAKGFSPGTPVSQTEPRPPGLLPSGEFPGVSRGRVSDPHIRRKWRRRTAGGNTSRRERFRDHRARDRRQFR; encoded by the exons ATGAAGCAGCTGAGCAAGGTTGAGGCGGTCAGGCGCGGCCAccgcaggagtctgtgctgccccctatTGTTCACTCGGCAGAAGAAAGCTCAGTT CtgttgtagcgatgtactacatacagagttagagacaacgacacgcagtcggtcaGTCTGTtccagactagtttattcaaacttcgcggtgctggcatttactCCCTGGGTATTTGTGAGCCGGtgcgcctgtgcagaaagtgggtcgacACACTGTtcccgactcactcacagtcactcacaattaactgaccggcgacaacggGTGACCGGTAGGTTAATCAGTCCCGTTCCTCCCCGTCACTCTGCATCCAATCACACTCcggggccgtgtccgggatcgctgcggATCCAGGGTCATTGCCGAGGTATCGGCCAGACAGCCGAATGCCCCGTCCTCGCTCACAGTCActcacaattaactgaccggcgacaacggGTGACCGGTAGATTAATCAGTCCCGTTCCTCCCCGTCACTCTGCATCCAATCACACTCcggggccgtgtccgggatcgctgcggATCCAAGGTCATTGCCGAGGTATCGGCCAGACAGCCGAATGCCCCGTCCTCGCTCACAGTCActcacaattaactgaccggcgacaacggGTGACCGGTAGATTAATCAGTCCCGTTCCTCCCCGTCACTCTACATCCAATCACACTCcggggccgtgtccgggatcgctgcggATCCAAGGTCATTGCCGAGGTATTTGTCAATTTAACACCATTATATCGGCCGGACAGCCGAATGCCCCGTCCTCAGCAGAgggggcaaaaggattctctcccgggacaccggtgtcccagactgagccccggcCCCCCGGGCTCCTCCCGTCCGGGGAATTCCCCGGGGTGTCACGCGGGAGAGTCTCGGACCCGCACATCCGGCGGAAGTGGCGCCGCCGGACAGCGGGCGGAAATACGTCACGGCGGGAGCGCTTCCGAGATCACCGAGCTCGAGACCGGAGACAGTtccgttaa